Proteins from a genomic interval of Rubinisphaera italica:
- a CDS encoding TauD/TfdA family dioxygenase has product MISTSNDDAFNKTVSLGAPIGQQAYGETVFPYVYLSDTEVGTIADVVEWTRSRNTELLDLATKHGTILFRDFPINTVEHFDQFIEALGITNFPYKKSLSNAVRINRTERVFSANEAPPEVQIFFHHEMAQTPFYPEFILFYCEIAAKEGGATPLCRSDILMDRLTDEHPQFVADCEQYGLKYSNVMPGADDQFSGMGRSWQSTLGVQTKAEAEARLQELKYSWEWLEKDCLRATTPVLPAIMTLPDGRKTFFNQLIAAWSGWKDERNDPSRAIRHGNEQPLDTEAVQSAIRIADEITFDMNWKPGDAVLIDNRVVMHARRTFEGQRKIVASLGNMQTHAFKAPK; this is encoded by the coding sequence ATGATTTCAACATCGAACGATGATGCGTTCAACAAAACCGTCAGCCTGGGAGCTCCAATAGGGCAGCAAGCTTATGGAGAGACAGTATTCCCGTATGTGTATTTGTCTGACACTGAAGTCGGAACCATTGCTGATGTTGTGGAATGGACAAGGAGCAGAAATACGGAGTTGCTAGATTTGGCGACAAAGCACGGCACCATTCTGTTTCGAGATTTCCCGATAAACACAGTCGAGCATTTCGATCAGTTTATTGAAGCGCTGGGGATCACAAATTTCCCTTACAAGAAATCGCTTTCTAATGCGGTGCGAATTAATCGGACTGAGCGAGTCTTTTCTGCTAACGAAGCTCCGCCAGAAGTGCAGATCTTCTTTCACCATGAGATGGCGCAAACGCCTTTTTATCCAGAGTTCATTCTGTTTTATTGCGAGATTGCGGCGAAAGAAGGCGGGGCGACTCCGTTGTGTCGTTCCGATATTCTGATGGATCGCCTTACTGATGAGCATCCTCAGTTTGTCGCCGACTGTGAGCAGTATGGACTCAAGTATTCGAATGTCATGCCGGGGGCCGACGACCAGTTTTCGGGGATGGGGCGAAGTTGGCAAAGCACATTGGGAGTACAGACAAAAGCAGAAGCCGAGGCTCGTCTCCAGGAATTGAAATACAGTTGGGAATGGCTCGAAAAGGATTGCCTGCGAGCGACAACACCCGTCTTGCCTGCAATAATGACGTTGCCCGATGGTCGCAAAACATTTTTCAATCAGTTGATTGCCGCATGGAGTGGCTGGAAAGACGAACGAAACGATCCTTCACGCGCCATCCGGCATGGTAACGAACAACCTCTGGATACTGAGGCCGTGCAATCTGCAATTCGTATTGCCGATGAAATCACATTCGACATGAACTGGAAACCGGGAGATGCCGTGCTGATTGATAATCGTGTTGTGATGCATGCGCGTAGAACTTTTGAAGGGCAGAGAAAAATTGTGGCTTCACTGGGAAATATGCAGACTCATGCGTTTAAGGCACCAAAATAA
- a CDS encoding Gfo/Idh/MocA family protein, producing the protein MGLDHLLTRRDVLGATAGALAAACTYGLRAEEKSVSKRSALEQPRIALLGAGWRPDIKRNGRGIAIGLQAVKFAEMGVVCDVDSIARDYACQKICNGKSLLVEDYRDVLSRDDIDAVLIATPDHWHAKMSIEAMLAGKDVYCEKPATVTINEGRLMADAVNKTGRILQVGTQQRTESDHRFATAIALVQEGRIGKLQRIEIGVDPGNIGGPFTTSPPPPQLNWNLWQGPAAEHEYITERTHWTFRWWYEYAGGKLTDWGAHHVDIAQWAIGQLDSGPSRVRGQGVFHVPYENGYPTRTDTFNTPSTFDVQCQFPDDITMVINSGENGILFEGTEGRFFVNRGKLTGLPVERLKKDPLPKDYLERIYDGPPPASHMSNFFDCIKTRKQPVSDMASHQRTITTCHLANLTLRLGRELQWNPETETFINDSEADQFISRKARPGFEIQM; encoded by the coding sequence ATGGGATTAGATCACCTACTCACCCGACGTGATGTTCTCGGTGCCACTGCCGGTGCACTCGCAGCGGCTTGTACTTATGGTTTGCGAGCCGAAGAAAAATCTGTCTCGAAACGCTCGGCTCTTGAACAGCCGCGAATCGCACTTCTGGGAGCGGGTTGGCGACCGGATATTAAACGCAATGGGCGGGGAATCGCAATTGGTTTGCAAGCGGTAAAGTTTGCGGAAATGGGTGTTGTGTGTGATGTCGATTCCATTGCTCGTGATTATGCCTGCCAGAAAATATGCAATGGAAAGAGTCTCCTCGTTGAAGATTATCGCGACGTTCTCTCTAGAGATGATATCGATGCCGTTCTGATTGCGACCCCGGATCACTGGCATGCCAAGATGTCCATCGAAGCGATGTTGGCTGGTAAAGATGTCTACTGTGAAAAGCCAGCGACCGTGACCATCAATGAAGGCCGACTGATGGCCGATGCCGTCAATAAGACGGGTCGCATTTTACAGGTCGGTACACAACAACGGACGGAATCAGACCACCGATTCGCGACAGCCATTGCACTAGTTCAGGAAGGTCGCATTGGCAAGCTTCAACGAATAGAAATTGGAGTCGATCCCGGTAATATCGGTGGCCCATTCACAACCTCACCACCACCCCCCCAACTCAACTGGAATCTCTGGCAGGGCCCTGCAGCCGAGCATGAATATATTACAGAACGAACTCACTGGACCTTCCGCTGGTGGTACGAATACGCAGGAGGGAAACTGACCGACTGGGGTGCCCACCATGTCGATATCGCTCAGTGGGCCATCGGTCAACTCGATAGCGGTCCCTCACGGGTCCGTGGACAAGGCGTCTTTCATGTCCCCTATGAAAACGGTTATCCTACTCGAACCGATACCTTCAATACTCCATCGACATTCGATGTCCAATGCCAGTTTCCCGACGACATCACGATGGTCATCAACAGCGGAGAAAACGGCATCCTCTTCGAAGGAACCGAAGGCCGCTTTTTCGTCAATCGCGGTAAACTCACAGGACTACCCGTTGAGCGTTTGAAAAAAGATCCCCTGCCTAAAGACTATCTCGAACGCATTTACGACGGCCCTCCCCCGGCTTCCCATATGTCCAACTTCTTCGATTGCATCAAGACTCGTAAACAACCGGTTTCCGACATGGCTTCCCATCAGCGAACCATTACAACATGTCACCTGGCCAACTTGACATTAAGATTAGGCCGAGAACTTCAATGGAATCCTGAGACAGAAACATTCATTAATGATTCCGAAGCCGATCAGTTCATCTCCCGCAAAGCCAGACCCGGTTTTGAAATTCAGATGTAA
- a CDS encoding ROK family protein codes for MNSRTIENEIVSEIRLATATSRVQLAKHLGIAPSTMGIQVDRLIELGILKESTAEEWGPGRPPKILEPNSTAGQFIGIDFDARRLHGVSVDFSQQLLKHHSRDLPRHANAEDVVQIIQEVIRAVRFRGRKLLGIGLAIPGTLDEEATKGLHYRFIPGWTKLPLRNVIQTVFRVPVYLENNVRVMAMAERWFGQARTIQNFICVGIRSGIGTGIFLNGELYRGYEGLAGEIGTWPMREFSLNKKNGDSLPLEDVASLRAIQESLNVSVEDLLRSAENCDRLVMEVLKRAASAVGRVISQISLILNPQMIVIGGPLAELKEAFMKPLCLEVKRSLSSEGGLMPLIVSTQLGELAGAKGAAALALHRWELKV; via the coding sequence TTGAATTCCCGCACCATTGAAAACGAGATTGTTAGTGAGATTCGTCTGGCCACAGCGACTTCACGGGTACAGTTGGCGAAGCATCTGGGAATCGCTCCTTCAACGATGGGAATTCAAGTCGACCGTCTCATTGAACTCGGTATTCTGAAAGAGTCTACTGCTGAAGAATGGGGGCCGGGGCGGCCTCCGAAGATCCTGGAACCGAATTCTACAGCAGGTCAGTTTATCGGAATTGATTTTGATGCCCGCCGTTTACATGGTGTGAGCGTCGATTTTTCACAGCAGTTATTAAAACATCATTCGAGGGATCTTCCGCGTCACGCAAATGCAGAAGATGTGGTTCAAATAATCCAGGAAGTGATTCGTGCAGTCCGATTTCGAGGACGTAAACTTTTAGGTATAGGTCTTGCTATTCCGGGTACACTCGATGAAGAAGCCACGAAGGGCTTGCATTATCGGTTTATTCCCGGGTGGACGAAACTTCCGCTCAGAAATGTGATTCAAACTGTTTTTCGAGTTCCGGTTTATCTGGAGAATAATGTTCGTGTAATGGCGATGGCTGAACGCTGGTTCGGACAGGCACGCACCATCCAGAATTTTATCTGTGTCGGTATCCGGAGTGGGATTGGAACAGGGATCTTTCTGAATGGGGAACTCTACCGCGGTTATGAAGGTTTAGCCGGTGAGATTGGGACATGGCCAATGCGAGAGTTTTCACTGAATAAGAAAAACGGCGATTCACTCCCCTTAGAAGACGTAGCATCTTTGCGAGCGATTCAGGAGTCTCTCAATGTCTCAGTCGAAGATTTACTACGGTCCGCTGAGAATTGCGATCGCCTGGTGATGGAAGTTCTGAAAAGAGCGGCGAGTGCAGTCGGTCGAGTCATCTCGCAGATCTCATTGATATTGAATCCACAGATGATCGTTATTGGTGGGCCGCTGGCAGAACTTAAGGAGGCTTTCATGAAACCTTTGTGCCTGGAAGTTAAGCGAAGTTTGAGCTCGGAAGGCGGATTGATGCCGCTAATCGTATCGACACAACTTGGAGAATTAGCAGGAGCAAAGGGCGCGGCTGCGTTAGCGTTACATCGCTGGGAACTCAAGGTTTAA
- a CDS encoding Gfo/Idh/MocA family protein → MMTQQAYNSTKNIRFGLIGFGAWGKHHADAIHKTDGAELVGISARSGSSCKDARDTYPDTTVYSNYEDLLADDSIEIVDIVVPSYLHHEIASKALKAGKHLLLEKPMAISMSECDDLINIAKENKRIFAVGHELRLSSLWGKVKDLIEEGYIGDPQYALVELSRNPYRLGADGWRYDISRVGNWILEEPIHFFDLARWYLAQSGEPVSVYASANSRQPDHPELQDNFSAILKFDKGAYAVVTQTLSAFEHHQTVKVTGTKGALWASWSGAMDRTRHPTFSLRGFNGENVEEIPIEKMTGELYELEDQIAMLVEVLNNNGSLACPAEEGRWSVAMCLAAQRSVETGLPVSFQDFVKR, encoded by the coding sequence ATGATGACGCAACAAGCTTACAATTCCACTAAGAACATCCGTTTCGGCTTAATTGGTTTCGGAGCCTGGGGCAAACATCATGCCGATGCGATTCATAAAACAGATGGCGCAGAACTGGTGGGCATCTCTGCACGAAGTGGATCCTCATGTAAGGACGCTCGCGATACTTATCCCGATACAACGGTTTACTCAAACTACGAAGACCTGCTGGCAGATGATTCCATTGAAATTGTTGACATCGTTGTTCCCAGTTATCTGCATCATGAAATTGCCTCGAAAGCACTCAAAGCTGGAAAGCATCTTTTACTTGAAAAGCCGATGGCCATTTCGATGTCCGAATGCGATGACCTGATCAACATCGCCAAGGAAAACAAGCGAATCTTTGCCGTCGGACACGAATTGCGATTGTCGTCATTATGGGGCAAAGTAAAAGACCTCATTGAAGAGGGCTATATCGGCGATCCCCAATATGCATTGGTTGAACTGTCCCGCAATCCCTATCGACTCGGAGCGGATGGCTGGCGATATGATATCAGCCGCGTCGGCAACTGGATTCTCGAAGAGCCGATCCACTTCTTCGACCTGGCTCGCTGGTATCTTGCACAAAGTGGAGAACCGGTTTCAGTCTATGCCTCTGCAAACTCCAGGCAGCCTGACCATCCCGAATTGCAGGACAATTTCAGCGCGATCTTGAAATTCGACAAAGGTGCTTATGCCGTTGTGACACAAACTCTCAGTGCTTTCGAGCATCATCAAACAGTGAAAGTCACCGGCACCAAAGGAGCATTGTGGGCCAGTTGGAGTGGAGCCATGGACCGCACCCGTCACCCGACGTTTTCACTTCGCGGTTTCAATGGAGAGAATGTCGAAGAGATCCCCATCGAAAAAATGACCGGCGAGCTTTACGAACTCGAAGATCAAATCGCGATGCTGGTCGAAGTTCTCAACAATAATGGCTCACTCGCTTGCCCTGCAGAAGAAGGCCGCTGGTCTGTCGCCATGTGCCTTGCTGCACAACGATCTGTGGAAACGGGATTACCCGTTTCATTTCAGGATTTCGTAAAACGTTGA
- a CDS encoding MFS transporter: MTQIDPPAATNEKWYEGIPRYQWLVLIIASAGWVFDVYEGQIFNITRQDMLMEILDGDVNAVQRYGDYFLGIFLAGGTFGGLLFGSLADRYGRRSMMIVTILFYSIFSGLTYFVDSLWQVAALRFLVAMGVGGEWAVAASLVAEVFPTKARAQASSIFHASSILGTWLAAIAGIIVGTHWRYAYLIGIIPALLILWVRASVKETDTWKTGRTTETKRQWGSYRDLLLNPRWATRAILGMLLAAVGLGTFWSVTVAGQDLALGRLLADGVSKEQASSTAKFAYGIVQATGGGLGLLAFGPLCAKFGRKPTFIIFQALALIIVPIVCFVPQSYTQLLILLPVFGFLTLGIHSGYAVYFPELFPTHLRATGTSFCFNGGRLMAVPVLLFSGQLKAMENVGLHWAVTGLSMLFLLGILIICFLPETRGQELPE; the protein is encoded by the coding sequence ATGACACAAATCGATCCCCCGGCAGCGACAAATGAAAAATGGTACGAGGGAATTCCCCGTTATCAATGGCTTGTGTTAATCATCGCCTCTGCTGGCTGGGTGTTTGATGTTTATGAAGGTCAAATCTTCAACATCACCCGTCAGGATATGCTGATGGAAATTCTCGATGGCGATGTGAATGCGGTGCAACGCTATGGCGATTACTTCCTCGGCATCTTTCTAGCGGGGGGAACGTTCGGTGGATTACTGTTTGGATCGCTGGCCGATCGTTACGGTCGACGTTCGATGATGATCGTCACCATTCTGTTCTATTCCATATTTTCCGGACTGACCTATTTCGTCGATAGCCTCTGGCAGGTTGCGGCTCTTCGCTTTCTGGTTGCGATGGGAGTCGGTGGAGAATGGGCGGTGGCGGCTAGTCTGGTGGCAGAAGTATTTCCCACGAAAGCGCGGGCACAGGCCTCTTCCATTTTTCATGCGTCCAGCATTCTTGGAACCTGGCTGGCAGCAATTGCCGGGATTATTGTCGGGACACACTGGCGATACGCCTATTTGATTGGAATCATTCCCGCTTTGCTGATTTTGTGGGTACGAGCCAGTGTCAAAGAAACGGATACATGGAAAACCGGCAGAACGACAGAGACCAAAAGACAATGGGGAAGTTACCGGGACTTATTGCTGAATCCCCGCTGGGCGACTCGGGCAATTTTAGGCATGCTTCTGGCAGCTGTCGGGCTGGGAACATTCTGGTCGGTGACGGTGGCAGGGCAGGATCTGGCATTAGGACGCCTGCTGGCTGATGGAGTCTCTAAAGAGCAAGCAAGTTCGACCGCGAAATTTGCGTACGGGATTGTGCAGGCCACTGGAGGCGGATTAGGTTTATTGGCGTTTGGTCCCTTGTGTGCAAAATTCGGACGCAAGCCAACATTTATTATCTTCCAGGCACTGGCTTTGATCATTGTTCCCATCGTCTGCTTCGTGCCGCAAAGTTATACACAATTGTTAATCCTGCTGCCGGTCTTTGGGTTTCTGACGCTTGGCATTCATTCCGGATATGCCGTTTATTTTCCAGAACTGTTTCCGACGCATCTTCGCGCAACTGGCACAAGTTTTTGCTTCAATGGTGGCCGACTAATGGCGGTACCAGTATTGCTGTTTTCTGGCCAGCTGAAAGCGATGGAAAATGTCGGACTGCACTGGGCGGTGACGGGACTTTCAATGTTATTTCTACTGGGAATTTTGATCATCTGCTTTTTACCAGAAACGCGAGGTCAGGAACTTCCTGAGTAA